One window from the genome of Diceros bicornis minor isolate mBicDic1 chromosome 1, mDicBic1.mat.cur, whole genome shotgun sequence encodes:
- the CXXC5 gene encoding CXXC-type zinc finger protein 5 produces the protein MSSLGSGPQDTGGSSSSSANGSSGSGPKVGVADKSAAVAASAPASVADDAPPPERRNKSGIISEPLNKSLRRSRPLSHYSSFGGSGGSGGGSMMGGESAEKAAVAAAAASLLANGHDLAAAMAVDKSNPTSKHKSGAVASLLSKAERATELAAEGQLTLQQFAQSTEMLKRVVQEHLPLMSEAAAGLPDMEAVAGAEALNGQSDFPYLGAFPINPGLFIMTPAGVFLAESALHMAGLAEYPMQGELASAISSGKKKRKRCGMCAPCRRRINCEQCSSCRNRKTGHQICKFRKCEELKKKPSAALEKVMLPTGAAFRWFQ, from the exons ATGTCGAGCCTCGGCAGTGGCCCCCAGGACACCGGCGGCAGTAGTAGCAGCAGTGCCAATGGCAGCAGTGGCAGTGGCCCAAAGGTGGGAGTGGCCGACAAGAGTGCAGCAGTGGCCGCGTCTGCGCCAGCCTCAGTGGCGGATGATGCACCGCCCCCCGAGCGTCGGAACAAGAGTGGTATTATCAGTGAACCCCTCAATAAGAGCCTGCGCCGCTCCCGCCCTCTCTCCCACTACTCTTCCTTTGGGGGCAGTGGGGGCAGTGGCGGTGGCAGCATGATGGGCGGGGAGTCTGCTGAAAAGGCTGCTGTGGCCGCAGCCGCTGCCTCCCTGTTGGCCAATGGTCACGACCTGGCGGCAGCCATGGCTGTGGACAAAAGCAACCCTACCTCAAAGCACAAAAGTGGTGCTGTGGCCAGCCTGCTGAGCAAGGCAGAGCGGGCCACGGAGCTGGCAGCTGAGGGACAGCTGACGCTGCAGCAGTTTGCGCAGTCCACGGAGATGCTGAAGCGTGTGGTGCAGGAGCACCTGCCGCTGATGAGCGAGGCGGCCGCTGGCCTGCCCGACATGGAGGCCGTGGCGGGCGCCGAAGCCCTCAATGGCCAGTCCGACTTCCCCTACCTGGGCGCCTTCCCCATCAACCCAGGCCTCTTCATCATGACACCGGCGGGCGTGTTCCTGGCTGAGAGTGCACTGCACATGGCCGGCCTGGCCGAGTACCCCATGCAGGGAGAGCTGGCCTCAGCCATCAGCTCGGGCAAGAAGAAGCGGAAACGCTGCGGCATGTGTGCGCCCTGCCGGCGGCGCATCAACTGCGAGCAGTGCAGCAGTTGTAGGAACCGAAAGACTGGCCATCAGATTTGCAAATTCAGAAAATGTGAGGAACTCAAAAAGAAGCCTTCCGCTGCTCTGGAG AAGGTGATGCTTCCGACGGGAGCCGCCTTCCGGTGGTTTCAGTGA